In Agromyces archimandritae, one genomic interval encodes:
- a CDS encoding ATP-binding cassette domain-containing protein: protein MPDLVFEDVSITYRTSDRDDVAAVSHVSLDLPAGGTLGIAGESGSGKSTLAMGVLRLLPGNARLEGRILVGDEDVAGLSFGRLRALRWAEASIVFQGAMHSLNPVRTVGQQILEALELHVKDAWKTPEARKRRLAELLGQVDLPPEKAKSYPHELSGGQKQRIMMAMALACEPDIVIADEPTTALDVIVQGQILEVLRDLVTRRGISLLMISHDLSVLATACERIAVMRGGSLVEVGPAAEVCNTPKEAYTKQLADAFPRIGDPASRRRPVSRKSDPNAPATEAIDFSAAAPILEARNLSVTYRARGKTVQAVRRVDLACREGEIVALVGQSGSGKTTLARTLLGLEQPDAGGEVRFHGEPLARKGTGLRAFRSEVQLVLQDPAAALNPKISVYESVAEGLRVQRFAGDERARVFESLEAAELSPPERYIRAIPQELSGGQRQRVVIAGALAVDPRMIIADEPVASLDASARGEILALILRLRDELGLSALVITHDLGLAWNIADTVAVMYHGEIVERGTVEEVLLDPQHAYTKRLLAAAPSIADAGMAEGAGADARARATASAPGPSVGGAGDPAPGDPAPVSASAEAAP, encoded by the coding sequence ATGCCCGATCTCGTCTTCGAGGACGTCTCGATCACCTACCGCACGAGCGACCGCGACGATGTGGCGGCCGTCTCGCATGTGAGCCTCGATCTGCCCGCCGGCGGCACCCTCGGCATCGCCGGCGAGTCGGGTTCGGGCAAGTCGACGCTCGCGATGGGCGTGCTGCGCCTGCTGCCCGGCAACGCCCGGCTGGAGGGGCGCATCCTCGTCGGCGACGAGGATGTCGCCGGGCTCAGCTTCGGCCGCCTGCGGGCGTTGCGCTGGGCGGAGGCGTCGATCGTGTTCCAGGGGGCGATGCACTCGCTGAACCCGGTCCGCACGGTCGGCCAGCAGATCCTCGAGGCCCTCGAACTGCATGTGAAGGATGCGTGGAAGACGCCCGAGGCCCGCAAGCGCCGCCTGGCCGAGCTGCTCGGGCAGGTGGATCTGCCGCCCGAGAAGGCGAAGTCGTACCCGCACGAGCTCTCGGGCGGGCAGAAGCAGCGCATCATGATGGCGATGGCGCTGGCGTGCGAGCCCGACATCGTCATCGCCGACGAACCGACGACGGCGCTGGACGTCATCGTGCAGGGGCAGATCCTGGAGGTGCTGCGCGATCTCGTGACCCGGCGCGGCATCTCCCTGCTGATGATCTCGCACGACCTCTCGGTGCTCGCGACCGCGTGCGAGCGGATCGCGGTGATGCGGGGCGGATCCCTCGTCGAGGTCGGCCCGGCCGCGGAGGTGTGCAACACGCCGAAGGAGGCGTACACGAAGCAGCTCGCCGATGCGTTCCCGCGGATCGGCGACCCGGCATCCCGCCGCCGCCCGGTCTCGCGGAAGTCCGACCCGAACGCGCCGGCGACCGAGGCGATCGACTTCTCGGCCGCCGCGCCGATCCTCGAGGCGCGGAACCTCAGCGTGACCTATCGGGCTCGCGGCAAGACGGTGCAGGCCGTTCGCCGAGTGGATCTCGCGTGCCGGGAGGGCGAGATCGTCGCCCTGGTCGGCCAGTCGGGGTCGGGCAAGACGACGCTCGCGCGCACCCTGCTCGGGCTCGAACAGCCGGATGCGGGCGGCGAGGTCCGCTTCCACGGCGAACCGCTCGCGCGGAAGGGGACGGGGTTGCGGGCGTTCCGTTCGGAGGTGCAGCTCGTGCTGCAGGATCCGGCGGCGGCGCTGAACCCGAAGATCAGCGTGTACGAGTCGGTCGCCGAGGGCTTGCGCGTGCAGCGTTTCGCGGGCGACGAGCGGGCCCGCGTGTTCGAGAGCCTGGAGGCGGCGGAGCTGTCGCCGCCGGAGCGCTACATCCGTGCCATCCCGCAGGAACTGTCGGGTGGGCAGCGTCAGCGCGTCGTGATCGCCGGTGCCCTCGCCGTCGACCCGCGCATGATCATCGCCGACGAACCGGTCGCGTCGCTGGACGCTTCGGCGCGCGGCGAGATCCTCGCGCTCATCCTGCGGTTGCGCGATGAGCTCGGCCTGTCGGCGCTCGTCATCACGCACGACCTCGGCCTCGCCTGGAACATCGCCGACACCGTCGCGGTCATGTACCACGGCGAGATCGTCGAGCGCGGCACGGTCGAGGAGGTGCTGCTCGACCCGCAGCACGCATACACGAAGCGGCTGCTGGCGGCGGCGCCGAGCATCGCCGATGCGGGCATGGCCGAGGGTGCGGGTGCGGATGCCCGGGCGCGCGCCACGGCATCCGCACCCGGCCCGTCGGTCGGCGGAGCGGGCGACCCGGCTCCCGGCGACCCGGCCCCGGTCTCGGCCTCCGCCGAGGCGGCCCCGTGA
- a CDS encoding ABC transporter permease: MSTAPASTRSLAARRRLEAAAGVWNAFRRSRSGMIGAAILVVIILVAVFAPLIADRSMLDLTKLVGQPRFAPPSFEHPLGTDHQGREIWVRMVWGARTTLIVGVAATAMSMIIGTIMGMAAGHFTGWAGGVIMRFVDFFLVLPSLVLAIVLSAALSRSIWTIVIAIGLTSWAGTARLVRAQTLSVEARPYVERSRVLGAGHWHIIGKHLFPAVLPLVLANTTLTVGSAIIAESTLAFLGLGAGQQSWGTILKDALDVSAATSGYWWYVIIPGVAIVAVVLAFTLVGRALETIANPTLRSR; encoded by the coding sequence ATGAGCACCGCACCGGCATCCACTCGCAGCCTCGCCGCACGCCGCCGCCTCGAGGCGGCCGCCGGCGTCTGGAACGCGTTCCGCCGCAGCCGTTCGGGCATGATCGGCGCGGCGATCCTCGTCGTCATCATCCTCGTGGCGGTGTTCGCGCCGCTCATCGCGGACCGCTCGATGCTCGACCTCACGAAGCTCGTCGGCCAGCCGCGGTTCGCACCGCCCTCGTTCGAGCACCCCCTCGGCACCGACCACCAGGGCCGGGAGATCTGGGTGCGGATGGTGTGGGGCGCCCGCACGACCCTCATCGTCGGCGTCGCCGCGACGGCGATGTCGATGATCATCGGCACGATCATGGGCATGGCGGCCGGGCACTTCACGGGCTGGGCGGGCGGCGTCATCATGCGCTTCGTCGACTTCTTCCTCGTGCTGCCGTCGCTGGTGCTCGCGATCGTGCTGAGCGCGGCGCTGTCGCGCAGCATCTGGACGATCGTGATCGCGATCGGCCTGACCTCGTGGGCCGGCACCGCCCGGCTCGTGCGCGCGCAGACCCTGAGCGTCGAGGCGCGCCCCTACGTCGAACGTTCCCGGGTGCTGGGGGCGGGGCACTGGCACATCATCGGCAAGCACCTGTTCCCGGCGGTGCTGCCGCTCGTGCTGGCGAACACGACCCTCACGGTGGGCTCGGCGATCATCGCCGAGTCGACCCTCGCCTTCCTCGGTCTGGGGGCGGGGCAGCAGTCGTGGGGCACGATCCTGAAAGACGCCCTCGACGTGTCGGCGGCCACCAGCGGGTACTGGTGGTACGTCATCATCCCGGGCGTCGCGATCGTCGCCGTCGTGCTCGCCTTCACCCTCGTCGGCCGTGCCCTCGAGACCATCGCGAACCCGACCCTGAGGAGCCGCTGA
- a CDS encoding ABC transporter permease, producing MTELLTPEEAVREEEDGPRGGSSFWRYLATKIGGSAISLVMVVVLGFFAFRVLPGDPVRKIAQERPMSPEQMDELRRQYGLDKPLIAQFWDYLVNIVTGNLGESYVYRESVSTLIGQYLWPTLLLTGTAAILAITLGLWLGQRAGWKHGSLFDKIASGTSLVLWSVPTFWLALILLMVFGGTLRWFPTGGMVTPGMRPGDPGYVLDVAMHLVLPVVTMVAVVFAQYLMVMRASLLDEKSADYLTTARAKGLRDDLVRRRHAVPNALLPAVTLVFMHIGGLIAGAVTVETVFSWPGLGKLTYEAISGPDLPLLQGTFVVFSAIIIVFNLIADLIYRQLDPRVRRA from the coding sequence ATGACCGAATTGCTCACGCCCGAGGAGGCGGTGCGGGAGGAGGAGGACGGGCCCCGCGGGGGCTCGTCGTTCTGGCGGTATCTCGCGACGAAGATCGGCGGTTCGGCGATCAGCCTCGTCATGGTCGTCGTGCTCGGGTTCTTCGCGTTCCGGGTGCTGCCGGGCGACCCGGTGCGGAAGATCGCGCAGGAACGCCCGATGAGCCCCGAGCAGATGGATGAGCTCCGCCGCCAGTACGGCCTCGACAAGCCGCTCATCGCCCAGTTCTGGGACTACCTCGTGAACATCGTCACGGGCAACCTCGGCGAGAGCTACGTGTACCGCGAGTCGGTGAGCACCCTGATCGGCCAGTACCTGTGGCCGACGCTGCTGCTCACCGGCACCGCGGCGATCCTCGCGATCACGCTCGGCCTGTGGCTCGGGCAGCGGGCGGGCTGGAAGCACGGCTCGCTGTTCGACAAGATCGCCTCGGGCACCTCGCTCGTGCTGTGGTCGGTGCCGACGTTCTGGCTGGCGCTCATCCTGCTGATGGTGTTCGGGGGCACCTTGCGGTGGTTCCCGACGGGCGGCATGGTCACGCCCGGGATGCGGCCGGGCGATCCCGGCTATGTGCTCGACGTCGCCATGCATCTCGTGCTGCCGGTCGTCACGATGGTCGCGGTGGTGTTCGCCCAGTACCTCATGGTGATGCGGGCGTCCCTGCTCGACGAGAAGAGCGCCGACTACCTCACGACGGCCCGTGCGAAGGGCCTGCGCGACGACCTCGTGCGCCGCCGCCACGCCGTGCCGAACGCGCTGCTGCCGGCGGTGACGCTCGTGTTCATGCACATCGGCGGCCTCATCGCCGGGGCCGTCACGGTCGAGACGGTGTTCTCATGGCCGGGCCTCGGCAAGCTGACCTACGAGGCGATCTCGGGGCCGGATCTGCCGCTGCTGCAGGGCACCTTCGTCGTGTTCTCGGCGATCATCATCGTCTTCAACCTCATCGCCGACCTCATCTACCGGCAGCTCGACCCGAGAGTGAGGCGCGCATGA
- a CDS encoding ABC transporter substrate-binding protein: protein MVVPPRTSPRSWRAPAGIVAAGLAACLALVPASASFANPAQAQGVAAEASDAADPSIFRIATAGFVDTFNPFISIYLTPTNIIRYMYESLVQNASEDGEPTAGLAEDWESSEDGTEWTFTLHEGLEWSDGEPITSEDPKWTYEQMMQDPVLGTANGSLVSNFESLEAPDERTLVIHLKSPQASNPGLEIPVVPKHVWSEIDDIAEYPNDADVVGSGPYLLKSYSANQSIELVANPKFWRGGPKIDGIQYIYYTNPDAQIQALRAGEVDFVTGLTSTQMEALEGTEGITTHAGQGRRFTSISINPGSETPDGVAYGTGSAALKEVEVRQALRLGIDVETLMNQVLDGQGTVATSFIPAAFPTWHLPDDDEAIVSYDPDAATALLDGAGWVPGADGIREKDGQRLTIRLLADAEDITETDGAEYIAGWLKEIGVEIDVEATDSDTIDARTSVGDYDMYFSGWSVNPDPDYQLGINLCSTRPDAEGNGGTSQDAWCNPEFDRLYAEQHSELDVDKRAELVHEMLRLHYTDVAQITLWYGKSLEAYRSDRFDGFTLMPEQDGIIANQAGYWGYLTVEPVAEVSDAAATGDGGMTGVWIGIGAVVVLGAVAAILIVRRRKSADERE from the coding sequence ATGGTCGTTCCACCCCGCACCAGTCCACGTTCGTGGCGGGCCCCGGCGGGCATCGTCGCCGCCGGGCTCGCCGCATGTCTCGCGCTCGTTCCGGCGTCGGCGTCGTTCGCGAACCCCGCCCAGGCGCAGGGCGTCGCCGCCGAAGCATCCGACGCCGCAGACCCGAGCATCTTCCGCATCGCCACGGCGGGCTTCGTCGACACCTTCAACCCGTTCATCTCGATCTACCTGACGCCGACGAACATCATCCGGTACATGTACGAGAGCCTCGTGCAGAACGCCTCCGAAGACGGCGAGCCGACCGCGGGCCTGGCCGAGGACTGGGAGTCGAGCGAAGACGGCACCGAGTGGACCTTCACCCTGCACGAGGGCCTCGAGTGGTCTGACGGCGAGCCCATCACCTCCGAGGACCCGAAGTGGACCTACGAGCAGATGATGCAGGATCCGGTGCTCGGCACCGCCAACGGCAGCCTCGTCAGCAACTTCGAGAGCCTCGAGGCGCCCGACGAGCGCACCCTCGTCATCCACCTGAAGTCGCCGCAGGCCTCCAACCCGGGCTTGGAGATCCCGGTCGTGCCGAAGCACGTATGGTCGGAGATCGACGACATCGCCGAGTATCCGAACGACGCCGATGTCGTCGGCTCGGGCCCGTACCTGCTGAAGAGCTATTCGGCGAACCAGTCGATCGAGCTCGTCGCGAACCCGAAGTTCTGGCGCGGCGGCCCGAAGATCGACGGCATCCAGTACATCTACTACACGAACCCCGACGCGCAGATCCAGGCGTTGCGGGCGGGCGAGGTCGACTTCGTCACGGGCCTCACGTCGACGCAGATGGAGGCGCTCGAGGGCACCGAGGGCATCACGACCCACGCGGGCCAGGGCCGCCGCTTCACCTCGATCAGCATCAACCCCGGCTCCGAGACGCCCGACGGCGTCGCCTACGGCACGGGCAGCGCGGCACTGAAGGAGGTCGAGGTTCGCCAGGCGCTCCGCCTCGGCATCGACGTCGAGACCCTGATGAACCAGGTGCTGGACGGTCAGGGCACGGTCGCGACGAGCTTCATCCCGGCCGCGTTCCCGACGTGGCACCTGCCCGACGACGACGAGGCGATCGTTTCGTACGATCCGGATGCCGCGACGGCGCTGCTGGACGGTGCCGGCTGGGTTCCGGGTGCCGACGGCATCCGCGAGAAGGACGGGCAGCGGCTCACGATCCGCCTGCTGGCCGACGCGGAGGACATCACGGAGACCGACGGCGCCGAGTACATCGCCGGCTGGCTGAAGGAGATCGGCGTCGAGATCGACGTCGAGGCCACCGACTCCGACACGATCGACGCCCGCACCTCGGTCGGCGACTACGACATGTACTTCTCGGGCTGGAGCGTGAACCCCGACCCCGACTACCAGCTCGGCATCAACCTGTGCTCGACCAGGCCCGACGCCGAGGGCAACGGCGGTACGAGCCAGGATGCCTGGTGCAACCCCGAGTTCGACCGGCTCTACGCCGAGCAGCACTCCGAGCTCGACGTCGACAAGCGCGCCGAACTCGTGCACGAGATGCTGCGCCTGCACTACACCGATGTCGCCCAGATCACCCTCTGGTACGGCAAGTCGCTCGAGGCGTACCGTTCCGACCGTTTCGACGGCTTCACGCTGATGCCGGAGCAGGACGGCATCATCGCCAACCAGGCCGGCTACTGGGGGTACCTGACGGTCGAACCGGTCGCCGAGGTCTCGGATGCGGCTGCGACCGGCGACGGCGGGATGACGGGGGTGTGGATCGGGATCGGTGCGGTCGTCGTGCTCGGTGCGGTCGCGGCGATCCTCATCGTCCGCCGCCGCAAGTCGGCCGACGAGCGGGAGTGA
- a CDS encoding Fic family protein → MPTDGTNADEGRVDVPATGTSRHEWRPRHPEIFSRAETLRQTGPYDSAVPSAISAWSPRFPAALITDLDEASRALLEFDRYALDRLGAGNPALGPMSAILLRTESASSSQIEQLTASARQLALAEIDEGDRANAGVVVANVRAMEAALALSEHLDLDSILAMHRALLARQPGLEGEAGRLRTELVWIGGRDNAGPRGADFIASQPGLIRPALDDLVAFIDRVDLPVLAQLAVAHAQFETIHPFVDGNGRTGRALAQAMLRNKRLATHTTVPISAGLLIDTPRYFDALGAYREGDAGPILRSFADAARFAAVSGRGLVEALAGVLDESRAKLAGVRSVSRAWDVVPHLIAQPVVNTRHLRESLGLTEMTALRAVETLTERGVLVERTGRARNRVWQHPGVLDALDGYAAEIRRSTRHR, encoded by the coding sequence ATGCCCACAGATGGAACGAACGCGGACGAAGGACGCGTCGACGTGCCGGCGACCGGCACGTCGCGACACGAGTGGCGCCCCCGGCATCCCGAGATCTTCTCGCGCGCAGAAACGCTCCGGCAGACCGGGCCCTACGATTCCGCGGTGCCGTCCGCCATCTCCGCGTGGTCGCCCCGGTTCCCCGCCGCGCTGATCACCGACCTCGATGAAGCATCGCGGGCACTCCTGGAGTTCGACCGGTATGCGCTCGACCGCCTCGGCGCCGGCAACCCGGCGCTCGGCCCGATGTCCGCGATCCTGCTGCGCACCGAGAGCGCGTCGAGCAGCCAGATCGAGCAGCTCACGGCATCCGCACGCCAACTGGCCCTCGCCGAGATCGACGAGGGCGACCGCGCGAACGCCGGCGTCGTCGTCGCGAATGTGCGAGCGATGGAGGCGGCGCTCGCGCTCTCCGAACACCTCGACCTGGATTCCATCCTCGCCATGCACCGTGCGTTGCTCGCCCGCCAACCGGGCCTCGAGGGCGAAGCCGGGCGGCTCCGCACCGAACTCGTGTGGATCGGCGGGCGCGACAACGCAGGCCCGCGCGGTGCGGACTTCATCGCCTCGCAGCCTGGGCTGATCCGGCCCGCCCTCGACGACCTCGTCGCCTTCATCGACCGCGTCGACCTGCCGGTGCTCGCCCAGCTGGCGGTTGCGCACGCCCAGTTCGAGACCATCCATCCCTTCGTCGACGGCAACGGCCGCACCGGTCGCGCGCTCGCGCAGGCCATGCTGCGGAACAAGCGACTCGCGACCCACACGACCGTTCCCATTTCGGCGGGTCTGCTCATCGACACCCCGCGCTACTTCGACGCGCTCGGCGCGTATCGCGAGGGCGACGCGGGGCCGATCCTGCGGAGCTTCGCCGATGCGGCGCGGTTCGCCGCGGTATCGGGTCGCGGGCTCGTCGAAGCCCTCGCCGGGGTGCTCGACGAATCCCGTGCGAAGCTCGCCGGAGTCCGCTCGGTCTCGCGGGCGTGGGATGTGGTGCCGCATCTCATCGCCCAACCGGTCGTCAATACGCGGCACCTGCGCGAATCGCTCGGCCTGACCGAGATGACCGCGCTGCGCGCCGTCGAGACGCTCACCGAACGCGGGGTGCTCGTCGAGCGCACGGGTCGCGCGCGGAACCGGGTCTGGCAGCATCCGGGCGTGCTCGACGCCCTCGACGGGTACGCGGCCGAGATCCGCCGGTCGACCCGGCATCGATGA